One genomic region from Listeria monocytogenes encodes:
- the gpmI gene encoding 2,3-bisphosphoglycerate-independent phosphoglycerate mutase, whose translation MSKSPVAIIILDGFGKRAETVGNAVAQANKPNFDRYWANFPHGELKAAGLDVGLPEGQMGNSEVGHTNIGAGRIVYQSLTRIDKAIEEGEFQENKALNNAFTHTKENNSDLHLFGLLSDGGVHSHINHLVALLETAKDKGVKNVYIHAFLDGRDVAPQSSLEYLETLEKAISDLNYGAIATVSGRFYAMDRDKRWERVEKAYKAIVSAEGEKFEDPIELVKASYANDKNDEFVVPAIITKDGKPVATVKDNDAVIFFNFRPDRAIQLSNAFTDKEWDHFDRGADHPKNIKFVTMTLYNPSVDAEVAFEPIEMKNVIGEVLSNEGLAQLRIAETEKYPHVTFFMNGGRNEEFPGESRILINSPKVETYDLQPEMSAYEVTDALVEDIKNDKHDAIILNFANPDMVGHSGMLEPTIKAIEAVDENLGRVVDLILEKGGSAIIFADHGNSETMSTPEGKPHTAHTTVPVPVIVTKKGVTLREGGRLADVAPTMLDLLGVKKPAEMTGESLIQK comes from the coding sequence ATGAGTAAATCACCTGTAGCAATTATTATCCTCGATGGTTTTGGTAAACGTGCAGAAACAGTAGGTAATGCTGTAGCTCAAGCAAACAAACCAAATTTCGACCGTTATTGGGCTAATTTTCCTCACGGGGAACTTAAAGCTGCTGGTCTTGATGTTGGCCTTCCAGAAGGTCAAATGGGTAACTCTGAAGTTGGCCATACAAACATCGGAGCTGGACGTATTGTCTACCAAAGCTTAACTCGTATTGATAAAGCTATTGAAGAAGGCGAATTCCAAGAGAATAAAGCCCTAAACAATGCTTTCACTCATACAAAAGAAAACAACTCAGATCTACATCTTTTCGGCCTACTATCAGACGGCGGCGTGCATAGTCACATTAATCACCTCGTTGCACTTTTAGAAACTGCGAAAGATAAAGGCGTGAAAAACGTTTATATCCATGCATTCCTTGATGGACGTGACGTGGCTCCACAATCCTCACTAGAATATTTAGAAACACTAGAAAAAGCTATTAGTGACTTAAACTATGGCGCGATTGCTACTGTTTCTGGACGTTTCTACGCGATGGATCGTGATAAACGCTGGGAACGTGTTGAAAAAGCATACAAAGCAATCGTAAGCGCTGAAGGTGAAAAATTTGAAGATCCAATCGAACTTGTCAAAGCTTCTTATGCTAATGACAAAAATGATGAATTCGTTGTTCCTGCTATCATTACTAAAGATGGTAAACCTGTTGCAACAGTTAAAGACAACGATGCAGTTATTTTCTTCAATTTCCGTCCTGATCGTGCGATTCAACTTTCTAATGCATTCACTGATAAAGAATGGGATCATTTCGACCGTGGGGCAGATCACCCTAAAAACATCAAATTTGTGACAATGACTCTTTACAACCCAAGCGTTGATGCTGAAGTTGCTTTCGAGCCAATTGAAATGAAAAATGTTATCGGCGAAGTACTTTCTAATGAAGGCCTTGCGCAACTGCGTATTGCTGAAACAGAAAAATATCCACACGTAACATTCTTTATGAATGGTGGTCGAAATGAGGAATTCCCTGGTGAAAGCCGGATTCTAATCAATTCGCCAAAAGTAGAAACATACGATTTGCAACCTGAAATGAGCGCATATGAAGTAACAGATGCACTTGTGGAAGACATTAAAAACGACAAACACGATGCGATCATCTTAAACTTCGCAAACCCAGACATGGTTGGACACTCAGGTATGCTTGAGCCAACTATTAAGGCAATCGAAGCAGTAGATGAAAATCTTGGTCGTGTAGTAGACCTTATTTTAGAAAAAGGTGGTTCAGCTATTATCTTTGCTGACCATGGTAACTCTGAAACAATGTCTACTCCAGAAGGAAAACCGCATACTGCGCACACTACCGTTCCAGTTCCAGTAATTGTAACGAAAAAAGGTGTTACGCTGCGTGAAGGTGGTCGTCTGGCTGACGTTGCGCCAACAATGCTTGACTTGCTTGGCGTTAAAAAACCTGCCGAAATGACAGGCGAAAGTTTAATTCAAAAATAA
- the tpiA gene encoding triose-phosphate isomerase yields the protein MRKPIIAGNWKMNKTAAKAGQFAEDVKNNVPSSDAVESVVAAPALFLQELVRLTEGTNLRVSAQNCYFEDEGAFTGEISPFALADLGVSYVIIGHSERREYFHETDEDINKKAHAIFKHGMTPIICCGETLDQREAGQTDTWVRGQIRAALAGLTEEQVIKSVIAYEPIWAIGTGKSSTSADANETCAVIRAEVADAVSQKAADAVRIQYGGSVKPENIADYLAESDIDGALVGGASLEPASFLALLEAVK from the coding sequence ATGCGTAAACCAATTATTGCTGGTAACTGGAAAATGAACAAAACTGCTGCAAAAGCAGGACAATTTGCAGAAGACGTAAAAAATAACGTGCCATCAAGCGATGCTGTTGAATCAGTAGTTGCTGCACCGGCTCTATTTTTACAAGAATTAGTTCGTCTTACTGAAGGAACTAATCTTCGTGTATCTGCACAAAACTGTTATTTTGAAGACGAAGGTGCTTTCACTGGCGAAATTAGCCCGTTTGCACTTGCTGACTTAGGCGTTTCTTATGTTATTATCGGACACTCTGAACGTCGTGAGTACTTCCACGAAACAGACGAAGATATTAACAAAAAAGCACATGCAATCTTCAAACACGGCATGACACCAATCATTTGCTGTGGTGAAACATTAGATCAACGTGAAGCTGGTCAAACAGATACTTGGGTACGTGGTCAAATCCGTGCAGCTCTTGCTGGATTAACGGAAGAACAAGTAATCAAATCTGTTATTGCTTATGAACCAATTTGGGCAATCGGTACTGGGAAATCTTCTACAAGTGCTGATGCAAACGAAACTTGTGCAGTTATTCGTGCAGAAGTTGCTGACGCTGTATCTCAAAAAGCAGCAGACGCAGTTCGTATTCAATACGGCGGTAGCGTAAAACCTGAAAACATTGCTGATTATCTTGCAGAGTCCGACATTGACGGCGCTCTTGTAGGTGGAGCAAGCTTAGAACCAGCATCGTTCTTAGCATTATTGGAGGCAGTAAAATAA
- a CDS encoding phosphoglycerate kinase translates to MAKKVVTDLDLKDKKVLVRVDFNVPMKDGKITNDNRIVAALPTIEYILEQNGKAILFSHLGKVKTEEDKEGKSLRPVAARLSELLGKEVKFVPTTRGPELEKAIDELKDGEVLLFENTRFEDIDGKKESKNDPELGKYWASLGDVFVNDAFGTAHRAHASNVGIASNLESAAGFLMEKEIKFIGGVVDNPARPLVAILGGAKVSDKIGVIENLLTKADKVLVGGGMTFTFMAAQGQEIGKSLLEADKVELAKGLLEKAGDKLVLPVDAVVSKEFSNDAPFHTVDADKMPADEMGLDIGQATIDLFTKELQGAKTVVWNGPMGVFELSNFAKGTIGVCEAIANLTDATTIIGGGDSAAAAMDLGFADKFTHISTGGGASLEYLEGKELPGVASISDK, encoded by the coding sequence ATGGCTAAAAAAGTTGTAACTGATTTAGATTTAAAAGACAAAAAAGTTTTAGTTCGTGTTGACTTTAACGTGCCAATGAAAGACGGCAAAATCACTAACGACAACCGTATTGTTGCTGCACTTCCAACAATTGAGTACATCTTAGAACAAAACGGTAAAGCAATTCTATTTTCTCACCTTGGAAAAGTAAAAACAGAAGAAGATAAAGAAGGAAAATCTCTTCGTCCAGTAGCCGCTCGTTTAAGCGAATTACTTGGAAAAGAAGTGAAATTCGTTCCAACTACTCGTGGTCCAGAACTTGAAAAAGCAATTGACGAATTAAAAGACGGCGAAGTACTTCTTTTTGAAAATACACGTTTTGAAGATATTGATGGTAAAAAAGAAAGCAAAAATGATCCAGAACTTGGAAAATACTGGGCTAGCCTTGGCGACGTTTTCGTAAATGACGCTTTCGGTACTGCTCACCGTGCGCACGCGTCTAACGTTGGAATCGCTTCTAACCTAGAATCAGCGGCCGGATTTTTGATGGAAAAAGAAATTAAATTCATCGGCGGTGTAGTTGATAATCCAGCACGTCCACTAGTAGCAATCCTAGGTGGCGCAAAAGTTTCTGACAAAATCGGCGTTATCGAAAACTTACTTACAAAAGCAGACAAAGTACTTGTCGGCGGCGGAATGACTTTCACTTTCATGGCAGCTCAAGGTCAAGAAATTGGTAAATCTCTTTTAGAAGCAGATAAAGTTGAACTTGCTAAAGGCTTACTTGAAAAAGCTGGCGATAAATTAGTATTACCAGTTGATGCAGTTGTATCTAAAGAATTCAGTAACGATGCTCCTTTCCACACAGTTGATGCAGATAAAATGCCTGCTGACGAAATGGGACTAGATATTGGTCAAGCTACAATTGACTTATTCACAAAAGAACTTCAAGGCGCTAAAACAGTTGTATGGAATGGTCCAATGGGCGTATTCGAACTTAGCAACTTTGCTAAAGGTACAATTGGCGTTTGTGAAGCTATTGCAAACTTAACTGATGCAACAACTATCATCGGTGGTGGCGATTCTGCAGCAGCAGCTATGGACTTAGGCTTTGCTGACAAATTCACACATATTTCTACTGGTGGCGGTGCATCTTTAGAGTATCTTGAAGGTAAAGAGCTTCCTGGTGTTGCTTCTATTAGCGACAAATAA
- the gap gene encoding type I glyceraldehyde-3-phosphate dehydrogenase has product MTVKVGINGFGRIGRLAFRRIQNVEGIEVVAINDLTDAKMLAHLLKYDTTQGRFDGEVEVHDGFFKVNGKEVKVLANRNPEELPWGDLGVDIVLECTGFFTAQDKAELHIKAGAKKVVISAPATGDMKTIVYNVNHETLDGTETVISGASCTTNCLAPMAKVLEDKFGVVEGLMTTIHAYTGDQNTLDAPHPKGDFRRARAAAENIIPNTTGAAKAIGEVLPTLKGKLDGAAQRVPVPTGSLTELVTVLDKKVTVDEVNAAMEAASDPETFGYTSDQVVSSDIKGMTFGSLFDETQTKVLTVGDQQLVKTVAWYDNEMSYTAQLVRTLEYFAKIAK; this is encoded by the coding sequence ATGACAGTTAAAGTTGGTATTAATGGTTTTGGACGTATCGGACGTCTAGCATTCCGTCGTATTCAAAATGTGGAAGGAATTGAAGTTGTTGCAATCAATGACTTAACAGACGCTAAAATGTTAGCTCACCTGTTAAAATATGATACAACTCAAGGCCGTTTTGACGGTGAAGTAGAAGTACATGATGGTTTCTTCAAAGTAAACGGTAAAGAAGTTAAAGTATTAGCTAACCGTAACCCAGAAGAACTTCCATGGGGTGACCTAGGAGTAGACATCGTTCTAGAATGTACTGGTTTCTTCACAGCGCAAGACAAAGCTGAATTACACATTAAAGCTGGCGCTAAAAAAGTTGTTATCTCCGCTCCAGCAACTGGCGATATGAAAACAATCGTTTACAATGTAAACCATGAAACATTAGACGGAACTGAAACAGTTATCTCTGGCGCAAGCTGTACTACTAACTGTTTAGCTCCTATGGCTAAAGTTTTAGAAGACAAATTTGGTGTTGTTGAAGGTCTAATGACTACAATTCACGCTTACACTGGTGACCAAAATACATTAGATGCTCCACATCCAAAAGGTGACTTCCGTCGTGCACGTGCTGCTGCCGAAAATATTATCCCTAATACAACTGGTGCTGCTAAAGCTATCGGTGAAGTATTACCAACACTTAAAGGTAAATTAGACGGAGCTGCTCAACGTGTTCCAGTTCCAACTGGTTCTCTTACTGAGTTAGTAACAGTTCTTGACAAAAAAGTTACTGTTGATGAAGTAAATGCAGCTATGGAAGCAGCTTCTGATCCAGAAACATTCGGTTACACTAGTGACCAAGTTGTTTCTTCTGACATCAAAGGTATGACTTTCGGTTCATTATTTGACGAAACTCAAACAAAAGTTCTTACAGTTGGCGATCAACAATTAGTTAAAACTGTAGCTTGGTACGATAACGAAATGAGCTACACTGCTCAATTAGTACGTACTTTAGAATACTTTGCAAAAATCGCTAAATAA
- a CDS encoding sugar-binding transcriptional regulator: MSDLINIQKKLLPDVLMIMQKRYQILRSIYFSEPVGRRTLAGMLGMSERVLRGEVEFLKAQGLVEIASSGMTVTKEGLVVFRDLESVMNQLSGLHSMEEQLAKKLQIKKCLVVQGDSDDTPWVREEMGRVAVEQLDMALTEKRNIVAVMGGSTMATVAEMMTTDFAKGRELLFVPGRGGIGEDLDNQANTICDKMATKTNTKHRVLYVPEQLGEEAYRSLLKEPAIQEGLRLVQSANAIILGIGDALAMAKRRHTGEDVLEKIIHRKAVGEAFGYYFDEQGEVVHKVPTFGLQFEDLAQIPHIIAVAGGTSKAKAIKSYMKSAPKNTILITDEGAAKSLLKGSNTLLK, encoded by the coding sequence ATGTCAGACTTAATTAACATTCAGAAAAAGTTATTGCCCGACGTTTTGATGATTATGCAAAAACGCTACCAAATCCTACGCTCGATTTATTTTTCTGAACCAGTTGGGAGACGGACACTTGCCGGAATGTTAGGCATGAGTGAACGCGTCCTGCGCGGTGAAGTAGAATTTTTGAAAGCACAAGGTTTAGTAGAAATTGCTTCTTCCGGAATGACCGTTACAAAAGAAGGCTTGGTCGTTTTCCGCGATTTGGAAAGTGTCATGAACCAACTTTCGGGGTTACATTCAATGGAAGAACAATTAGCGAAGAAATTGCAAATCAAAAAATGCTTGGTAGTGCAAGGTGATAGCGATGATACACCATGGGTCCGCGAAGAAATGGGTCGTGTGGCTGTTGAACAATTAGACATGGCGCTCACCGAAAAAAGAAACATCGTCGCAGTTATGGGCGGCTCTACAATGGCAACTGTTGCCGAAATGATGACAACTGATTTCGCAAAAGGCAGAGAACTACTTTTCGTTCCCGGTCGTGGAGGTATTGGTGAAGACCTTGACAATCAAGCGAATACAATTTGTGATAAGATGGCAACAAAGACAAACACAAAACACCGCGTTCTCTACGTTCCAGAGCAATTAGGCGAAGAAGCCTATCGTTCGTTACTGAAAGAACCGGCAATTCAAGAAGGCTTACGATTAGTACAATCCGCAAATGCTATTATTTTAGGCATAGGTGATGCGCTCGCTATGGCGAAACGCAGACATACCGGCGAAGATGTACTTGAAAAAATCATCCATCGTAAAGCTGTTGGTGAAGCATTTGGCTATTATTTTGATGAGCAGGGCGAGGTTGTACATAAGGTCCCTACATTCGGTCTTCAATTCGAAGACTTAGCGCAAATCCCGCACATTATCGCTGTTGCAGGCGGCACATCGAAAGCCAAAGCAATCAAATCGTATATGAAAAGTGCTCCAAAAAATACGATTCTAATCACGGATGAAGGAGCAGCAAAATCGCTTTTAAAAGGGAGTAATACCCTTTTGAAATAA
- the rpoN gene encoding RNA polymerase factor sigma-54, whose protein sequence is MRLESNFVQKQQQKQSQKLNMTQQLSQSIAMLQFATADLVAFLEDKALENPLIEVIPGSDFATDFSYSSRKSAGSSDDTDWLEQIADNKMTLADALKEQLHLMDVTQTQKIIVLYLIESLNDNGYLQIDLKDVSAALLMDDSSVLEGLEILQSMEPAGVGARDARECILLQIERSPDAPYIAYDVIQKFFTEFAEKKWKKIASEMDVSLQDIQEVSDYIQTLNPKPGSEFESERVQYVVPDLILLQHEDEFAVSLAKQFLPQVRFQEAYYETMRATEEKDVAQFLREKAGEFDWIKKGIEQRESTLQRVGEAIVSHQKAYFLDNSAHLQPLTLKEVAEELGVHESTVSRAVNGKYMETTNGVYELKRFFASGLQKKSSENENIGDISSTTIKKLVQEFVAAEDKLKPLSDQKIVDMLAEKEIQVSRRAIAKYRLELNIPSSSKRKRF, encoded by the coding sequence GTGCGTTTAGAATCTAATTTCGTCCAAAAGCAACAACAAAAGCAGTCACAGAAATTAAATATGACGCAACAATTGTCCCAGTCTATTGCAATGCTTCAATTTGCAACGGCTGATTTAGTGGCATTTTTAGAAGATAAAGCACTCGAGAACCCATTAATTGAAGTGATTCCAGGCTCGGATTTCGCAACAGATTTTTCATACAGCAGCCGTAAAAGCGCTGGAAGTTCTGATGATACAGATTGGTTGGAACAAATAGCTGATAACAAAATGACTTTAGCCGATGCGCTAAAAGAACAACTACATTTAATGGACGTAACGCAAACACAAAAAATTATCGTTTTATATTTAATAGAAAGTTTAAATGACAATGGTTATTTACAAATAGATTTGAAAGATGTTAGTGCGGCGCTTTTAATGGATGATTCTAGTGTGTTAGAAGGCCTAGAAATTTTGCAAAGCATGGAGCCAGCTGGCGTTGGTGCCAGAGATGCGCGCGAATGTATTTTACTACAAATCGAACGCTCGCCGGATGCTCCATATATTGCCTATGATGTAATCCAAAAATTTTTCACGGAATTCGCAGAGAAAAAATGGAAGAAAATCGCTTCAGAAATGGATGTTAGTTTGCAAGATATTCAAGAGGTTTCGGATTACATTCAAACCTTAAATCCGAAGCCGGGTTCTGAGTTTGAGTCCGAACGTGTCCAATATGTTGTTCCGGATTTAATTTTACTTCAACACGAAGATGAATTTGCTGTTTCACTAGCAAAACAATTTCTACCGCAAGTTCGTTTCCAAGAAGCATACTACGAAACGATGCGAGCGACTGAAGAAAAAGACGTCGCCCAGTTTCTACGTGAAAAAGCTGGCGAATTTGATTGGATTAAAAAAGGCATCGAACAACGCGAAAGTACTTTACAAAGAGTTGGTGAAGCGATTGTCAGCCATCAAAAAGCTTATTTCCTAGATAACTCGGCGCATTTACAACCATTAACCTTGAAAGAAGTGGCGGAAGAGCTAGGCGTGCATGAATCCACAGTGAGCCGTGCGGTGAATGGGAAATACATGGAAACGACGAATGGCGTATACGAATTAAAACGTTTCTTTGCGTCCGGTTTACAAAAGAAATCTTCCGAAAACGAAAACATCGGTGATATCTCAAGCACGACTATCAAAAAGTTAGTACAAGAATTTGTAGCAGCAGAAGATAAATTAAAACCATTGTCCGATCAAAAAATAGTAGATATGCTCGCAGAAAAAGAAATTCAAGTTTCAAGAAGAGCTATCGCGAAGTATCGTTTAGAGTTAAATATTCCTTCTTCCTCTAAAAGAAAAAGATTTTAA
- a CDS encoding dipeptidase, giving the protein MRVIDTHCDALYKLQAGKGKYTFQDAEELDVNFERLIEAKMLLQGFAIFLDEDIPVEHKWKKAVEQVNIFKQHVLHKGGIIHHVKKWCDLENLPEDKIGAMLTLEGIEPIGRDLDKLTQLLDGGVLSVGLTWNNANLAADGIMEERGAGLTRFGKDIIHLLNERKVFTDVSHLSVKAFWETLEQAEFVIASHSSAKAICAHPRNLDDEQIKAMIEHDAMIHVIFHPLFTTNDGVADIEDVIRHIDHICELGGMKNIGFGSDFDGIPDHVKGLEHAGKYQNFLETLGKHYTKEEVEGFASRNFLNHLPK; this is encoded by the coding sequence ATGAGAGTAATTGATACCCACTGTGATGCGCTTTACAAGTTGCAGGCTGGAAAAGGAAAATACACTTTCCAAGATGCGGAAGAACTTGATGTGAATTTTGAACGGCTTATAGAGGCTAAAATGTTACTACAAGGATTCGCTATTTTTCTTGATGAAGATATCCCGGTTGAACATAAATGGAAGAAAGCGGTTGAGCAAGTTAATATTTTTAAACAACACGTACTGCACAAAGGTGGAATCATTCATCATGTGAAAAAATGGTGTGATTTAGAAAATCTACCTGAAGATAAAATTGGCGCGATGTTGACGTTAGAAGGCATTGAACCAATTGGACGTGATTTAGATAAATTAACGCAATTACTTGATGGTGGCGTATTATCTGTCGGACTAACGTGGAACAACGCCAACTTGGCAGCGGATGGCATTATGGAAGAACGCGGTGCAGGACTAACTCGCTTCGGAAAAGACATTATCCATCTTTTAAATGAAAGAAAAGTATTCACGGATGTTTCTCACTTGAGTGTAAAAGCTTTTTGGGAAACGTTGGAACAAGCTGAGTTTGTTATTGCCAGTCATTCAAGCGCCAAAGCAATTTGTGCCCATCCTAGAAACTTAGATGACGAACAAATCAAAGCGATGATTGAGCATGACGCAATGATTCATGTAATCTTCCATCCACTTTTCACAACCAATGATGGCGTGGCTGATATAGAAGATGTTATTCGTCATATTGATCACATTTGCGAGCTTGGCGGGATGAAAAACATTGGTTTCGGTTCAGATTTTGATGGTATCCCAGATCATGTCAAAGGCCTCGAACACGCCGGTAAATACCAAAATTTCCTTGAAACACTGGGAAAACATTATACAAAAGAAGAGGTAGAAGGATTTGCATCGCGCAACTTTTTAAACCATTTACCAAAATAA
- a CDS encoding MMPL family transporter, giving the protein MKDGFLSKIASGVGGKKGRFITLGIWIIAIIILQFFFPKAADYKDDAAKDLPNSEPSVVAQKLIDDKFAGTDGVPALITWYRSTGLTNEDLVNFQKYSKELTENPVDYQKMAVPYDKMPPVALKQQVSKDGTTFIQTVIMKDSATSDQLTESFKQLESAAKTTIGEDPFAQKVSADDTLVARTTGPAGISVDASGLFKDADVSLLIGTVLLVLVFLLVIYRSPILALIPLIAVGFAYLVITPILGLLAKEGIITYGSQGLSIMTVLLFGAGTDYCLFLISRFRSHLHTEKNRFQAFKEAFSGTAGAIALSGLTVMAALLLLLAAEYGSFHNFAVPFSLAIFIMMISSLTLVPALLGIFGRVSFWPFVPRTVEMEETRAKKKGKTPKHHKENRFWHKIGEMSAKHPVRILIITLIILIGCGIFTTQVKYTYDTLSTFPEDMPSREGFTLISDHFGAGMLAPMEVVVNSKESMKSSLENVDGVASVTGPERSKGYQKYTLILKDNPYSNEAMDVVPKVRAAADKGNDVYIAGQTATQYDDRAVTEHDEKVIIPLVIALIAILLLCYLRSITAMLYLVATVLLSFVGALGLGWVIIHYAMGVEAISGLIPLYAFVFIVALGEDYNIFMISSIWKNSKKMPLRKAITEGVGQTGGVITSAGLILAGTFGVLTTLPIQLLVQFGLITAIGVLLDTFIVRPFLVPSITVLLGKWAFWPGKQHKMTK; this is encoded by the coding sequence ATGAAAGATGGATTTTTAAGTAAAATTGCCAGTGGAGTTGGTGGCAAGAAAGGTCGGTTTATAACATTAGGTATTTGGATTATCGCAATTATTATTTTACAGTTTTTCTTTCCAAAAGCAGCTGATTATAAAGATGACGCCGCGAAAGATTTACCGAATTCAGAGCCTTCTGTTGTCGCCCAAAAGCTCATTGATGACAAATTTGCTGGAACGGACGGGGTACCAGCACTTATCACTTGGTATCGTTCAACAGGTTTAACAAACGAAGACTTAGTTAATTTTCAAAAATACAGCAAAGAATTGACCGAAAACCCAGTAGACTATCAAAAAATGGCAGTTCCTTACGATAAAATGCCACCCGTTGCGCTCAAACAACAAGTTTCTAAAGACGGAACTACTTTTATTCAAACCGTTATTATGAAAGATAGCGCGACTTCAGACCAACTAACAGAAAGCTTCAAGCAACTTGAATCAGCGGCTAAAACAACAATTGGAGAAGATCCATTTGCACAGAAAGTATCCGCTGATGATACGCTTGTTGCTCGGACAACGGGACCGGCTGGTATTAGCGTGGATGCGAGTGGACTATTTAAAGATGCGGACGTTTCGCTGCTAATCGGAACAGTACTACTTGTTTTAGTCTTTTTACTAGTAATTTATCGTTCGCCAATTTTAGCGTTAATTCCTTTGATTGCAGTTGGTTTTGCCTACTTAGTAATTACGCCAATTCTTGGTTTGCTCGCGAAAGAAGGTATTATCACATATGGCTCACAAGGGCTCTCGATAATGACCGTATTACTATTTGGCGCCGGTACGGATTATTGTTTATTCTTAATTTCCAGATTCCGTAGCCATCTGCACACTGAGAAAAACAGATTCCAAGCATTTAAAGAAGCATTTAGCGGAACAGCAGGCGCAATTGCACTTAGTGGGTTGACTGTAATGGCCGCACTACTTCTATTATTAGCAGCAGAATATGGTTCATTTCACAATTTCGCCGTACCATTTAGTTTAGCGATTTTCATTATGATGATTTCTTCGCTAACGCTTGTCCCAGCGCTTCTAGGAATATTCGGTCGTGTATCATTCTGGCCATTTGTCCCAAGAACAGTAGAAATGGAAGAAACACGTGCGAAGAAAAAAGGAAAAACGCCAAAACACCACAAAGAAAACCGTTTTTGGCATAAAATTGGGGAAATGTCTGCGAAACATCCCGTACGAATTTTAATTATCACTTTGATTATTTTAATTGGATGTGGGATTTTTACAACTCAAGTGAAATATACGTATGACACACTTTCGACGTTCCCAGAAGATATGCCATCTCGGGAAGGATTTACCTTAATTAGTGATCATTTCGGTGCTGGTATGCTTGCGCCGATGGAAGTAGTTGTGAACTCCAAAGAATCAATGAAGAGTTCGCTTGAAAATGTGGATGGAGTGGCTTCAGTTACTGGCCCAGAACGAAGCAAAGGTTATCAAAAATATACACTTATTTTAAAAGATAACCCTTATAGCAATGAAGCGATGGATGTTGTTCCAAAAGTACGTGCCGCCGCTGACAAAGGAAATGACGTATATATTGCGGGACAAACTGCGACACAATATGATGATCGCGCGGTGACAGAGCACGATGAAAAAGTGATTATTCCACTTGTTATCGCTTTGATTGCGATTTTACTTTTATGCTACTTGCGCTCGATTACAGCAATGCTTTACTTAGTCGCTACAGTTCTCTTGTCCTTCGTTGGAGCGCTCGGCCTCGGTTGGGTCATCATTCATTATGCGATGGGTGTGGAGGCGATTTCTGGTTTGATTCCGCTCTATGCCTTTGTTTTCATCGTTGCACTCGGGGAAGATTACAATATCTTTATGATTTCTAGTATTTGGAAAAACAGCAAGAAGATGCCACTTCGAAAAGCGATTACAGAAGGAGTTGGACAAACTGGTGGGGTTATCACATCTGCAGGTTTAATTTTAGCAGGAACTTTCGGAGTCTTGACTACACTACCAATTCAGCTCTTAGTACAATTTGGCTTAATTACAGCAATTGGTGTCTTGCTCGATACGTTCATTGTCCGCCCATTCCTAGTTCCATCGATTACTGTGCTCCTTGGAAAATGGGCATTCTGGCCAGGTAAACAGCATAAAATGACAAAATGA
- a CDS encoding TetR/AcrR family transcriptional regulator, with the protein MEKKRTRAEELGITRRKILDTARDLFMEKGYRAVSTREIAKIANITQPALYHHFEDKESLYIEVVRELTQNIQVEMHPIMQTNKAKEEQLHDMLIMLIEEHPTNILLMIHDILNEMKPENQFLLYKLWQKTYLEPFQQFFERLENAGELRNGISAETAARYCLSTISPLFSGKGSFAQKQTTTEQIDELINLMMFGICKKEV; encoded by the coding sequence ATGGAAAAGAAGCGGACTCGAGCAGAAGAATTAGGAATAACTAGAAGAAAAATTTTGGATACAGCACGTGATTTATTTATGGAAAAGGGTTACCGGGCAGTTTCTACAAGAGAAATAGCTAAAATTGCCAACATTACCCAACCGGCACTGTATCATCACTTTGAAGATAAAGAATCCCTATATATTGAAGTGGTTCGTGAATTGACGCAAAATATCCAGGTGGAAATGCATCCAATTATGCAAACGAACAAAGCAAAAGAAGAACAATTACATGATATGTTAATTATGTTAATTGAGGAACATCCCACCAATATTCTATTAATGATTCACGATATTCTTAATGAAATGAAACCAGAGAATCAATTTTTACTTTATAAATTATGGCAAAAAACCTATTTAGAACCATTTCAACAATTTTTTGAGCGTCTAGAAAATGCTGGTGAATTGCGTAATGGTATCAGTGCTGAGACCGCTGCAAGATACTGTTTGTCCACTATTAGCCCTCTTTTTTCAGGGAAAGGTAGCTTTGCGCAAAAGCAAACGACTACAGAACAAATCGATGAATTAATCAACTTAATGATGTTTGGCATATGTAAAAAAGAGGTATAA